The following proteins are co-located in the Phycisphaerae bacterium genome:
- a CDS encoding alpha/beta hydrolase: MPTINTSDGTQIFYKDWGKGSPVVFSHGWPLTADAWEDQMFFLGQRGFRVIAHDRRGHGRSSQPWDGNDMDTYADDLAALVEVLNLTSVVHIGHSTGGGEVARYIGRHGTKRVAKAVLIGAVPPLMLKTPANPGGLPKETFDKIRAGVLADRSQFFKDLPTPFYGGNRSGSKFTDGLRDAFWRQGMQGGFKGIFDCIKAFSETDFTADLKKFDVPTLIIHGDDDQIVPFANSAPLSAKLIKNAQLKVYPGGSHGICSTDKDRVNADLLDFLEA; this comes from the coding sequence ATGCCGACGATCAACACAAGTGATGGCACGCAAATCTTCTACAAGGATTGGGGCAAGGGTTCGCCGGTCGTCTTCAGCCACGGCTGGCCCCTCACCGCCGACGCCTGGGAGGACCAGATGTTCTTCCTGGGCCAGCGCGGCTTTCGCGTCATTGCCCACGATCGCCGCGGCCACGGCCGGTCCAGTCAACCCTGGGACGGCAATGACATGGACACCTACGCCGACGATCTCGCCGCCCTTGTGGAGGTGCTGAACCTGACAAGCGTGGTCCACATCGGCCACAGCACCGGCGGTGGCGAAGTGGCCCGCTACATTGGGCGTCACGGCACGAAGCGCGTGGCCAAGGCCGTGCTGATCGGCGCGGTTCCGCCGCTGATGCTCAAGACTCCGGCCAATCCGGGTGGCCTTCCAAAGGAGACCTTCGACAAAATACGCGCCGGCGTCCTGGCCGACCGTTCGCAATTTTTCAAGGACTTGCCGACGCCCTTCTACGGCGGGAATCGGTCGGGATCAAAGTTCACGGACGGCCTGCGCGATGCGTTCTGGCGCCAGGGGATGCAAGGCGGCTTCAAGGGCATCTTCGATTGCATCAAGGCGTTCTCCGAGACCGACTTTACCGCAGACCTGAAAAAGTTCGACGTTCCGACACTGATCATCCACGGAGACGACGACCAGATCGTGCCCTTCGCCAACTCGGCGCCGCTCTCGGCGAAGCTGATCAAGAACGCCCAGCTCAAGGTCTACCCCGGCGGCAGTCATGGAATCTGCTCGACCGACAAGGACCGTGTAAATGCGGATTTGCTGGACTTCTTGGAGGCTTAG
- the metG gene encoding methionine--tRNA ligase subunit beta has protein sequence MSDTPTTTDTITFDDFCKIDLRVARILEARPHPNADKLLVLQIDLGTEQRQIVAGIRGYYEPEQLVGRSIVVVKNLAPRTMRGETSQGMLLAASNEDRSQVILLTPMAEIGPGAKVS, from the coding sequence ATGAGCGACACGCCAACGACAACAGATACGATTACCTTTGATGATTTCTGCAAGATCGATCTCCGGGTGGCGAGAATCCTGGAAGCCCGACCGCACCCGAACGCGGACAAGCTGCTCGTGCTGCAGATCGACCTGGGGACGGAGCAGCGGCAGATCGTCGCGGGGATCCGCGGCTATTACGAGCCGGAACAACTGGTCGGCAGGTCGATCGTCGTGGTCAAGAATCTCGCCCCCCGGACCATGCGCGGCGAGACGAGCCAGGGCATGCTGCTCGCCGCGTCCAATGAGGATCGGTCGCAGGTGATTTTGCTGACGCCGATGGCGGAGATTGGCCCAGGGGCAAAGGTGAGCTAA
- a CDS encoding type II toxin-antitoxin system HicB family antitoxin, protein MKRYGIVIEKGPNNYSAYVPDLPGCVATGNSIEEVEAEIAEAVRFHLEGLEEDGVAIPEPTSLCEYIDA, encoded by the coding sequence ATGAAGCGCTACGGGATCGTGATCGAAAAAGGCCCAAACAACTATTCGGCGTACGTTCCGGATCTGCCTGGATGTGTAGCCACCGGCAATTCGATCGAAGAAGTGGAAGCTGAGATCGCCGAAGCCGTGCGATTTCATCTCGAAGGGCTCGAAGAGGATGGCGTCGCCATCCCGGAGCCGACCAGCCTATGCGAGTACATCGACGCGTAG
- a CDS encoding tetratricopeptide repeat protein produces the protein MSSSAGPPLETLKVGRPHPPLALWTIERDRPVSLDALRGQKVLLVHFASWCEASREPVSAWFERTRTHVAAKKVVVLGVDHEQHADRGRLFAQWRGLTGPILHDPLDLSLVTELPMVVAIDEEGVVRAIQPSLDKIEKTFINKKSKKKNIPKPEEAELPDPRVTRRTAEEAREPSASRAHADALVLSGLPPQIDEAIKVYREVIAIDPKEAWSLFRLGVAYRIRYEREERQPDDFQAAVDAWSQAVRFAPTNAIFRQRLQQYGPAIEDSRPSYEWILAARQDLARRGQQPIALENEPLAMELSAGPVRGSKNAAPTKGKHPSDHGGQMMIETTVVRAADAKHANKAEVHVTLRPSGVQWEDGKAPLRIWFEKSKSARPERAYLEFPKANPASGSEARTISFLVELTSKSKTPRGTLKGEAVYSFRSGDEVKTVRQEFKVSIGGKPEGTLAGTDAPTAANGGNDGARGR, from the coding sequence ATGTCATCGTCGGCGGGTCCGCCGCTCGAGACGCTGAAGGTCGGCCGACCTCATCCGCCCCTTGCCCTGTGGACGATCGAGCGCGACCGGCCGGTTTCGCTGGACGCGCTGCGCGGGCAGAAGGTGCTGTTGGTCCATTTTGCTTCGTGGTGCGAGGCGAGCCGGGAACCGGTTTCGGCGTGGTTCGAGCGGACCAGGACGCACGTCGCCGCGAAAAAAGTGGTCGTTCTAGGAGTTGATCATGAACAGCATGCCGACCGGGGCCGGCTCTTTGCGCAATGGCGGGGGCTGACCGGGCCGATTCTTCACGATCCGCTCGATCTGTCGCTCGTTACCGAATTGCCGATGGTGGTGGCGATCGACGAGGAGGGCGTGGTGCGCGCGATTCAGCCGTCGCTCGACAAGATTGAAAAGACCTTCATTAACAAGAAGTCGAAGAAGAAAAACATCCCCAAACCGGAAGAGGCGGAGCTTCCGGACCCGCGGGTGACGCGGCGTACGGCGGAAGAGGCGCGGGAGCCGTCGGCGTCGCGGGCGCATGCCGACGCGTTAGTCCTGTCGGGCCTTCCGCCCCAGATCGACGAAGCCATCAAGGTGTATCGCGAGGTGATCGCGATCGATCCCAAGGAGGCGTGGTCGCTCTTTCGACTCGGCGTCGCCTACCGCATCCGGTACGAGCGGGAGGAGCGTCAACCGGATGATTTTCAGGCGGCGGTCGATGCCTGGTCCCAGGCCGTTCGCTTTGCACCGACGAACGCGATCTTTCGACAGCGATTGCAGCAATACGGCCCGGCCATCGAGGACAGCCGCCCCTCTTATGAATGGATACTGGCGGCGCGACAAGACCTGGCGCGGCGCGGTCAGCAACCCATCGCACTGGAGAACGAGCCGCTGGCGATGGAGTTGAGCGCCGGCCCGGTACGAGGCTCGAAAAACGCAGCGCCCACAAAGGGCAAACACCCCTCGGACCACGGTGGCCAGATGATGATCGAGACGACCGTGGTGCGCGCCGCGGACGCCAAGCACGCGAACAAGGCAGAGGTTCATGTGACGCTTCGGCCCAGCGGCGTGCAGTGGGAGGACGGGAAGGCTCCCCTTCGCATCTGGTTTGAAAAATCCAAGTCGGCGCGGCCCGAGCGAGCGTACCTGGAGTTTCCCAAGGCGAATCCGGCGTCGGGCAGCGAGGCGCGGACCATCAGCTTCTTGGTCGAACTGACAAGCAAATCGAAGACGCCGCGCGGGACGCTGAAAGGCGAAGCCGTTTATAGTTTTCGTTCAGGCGATGAGGTGAAGACGGTTCGCCAGGAGTTCAAAGTGTCCATCGGGGGCAAGCCGGAGGGGACGTTGGCCGGTACGGATGCGCCGACGGCGGCCAATGGTGGAAACGACGGCGCCCGAGGTCGATAG
- a CDS encoding tetratricopeptide repeat protein: MQPFLSASRLPAASSRRLTRLPFFLLVLLAAVVVYLPALRAEFLILDDSSYVTGHPYILYPSWRNLAAFFTEVLKPSVVAGYYQPLTMASLMLDRVIEARLAGALASRIDPSVFHLTNVLLHSLCAGLVFVLVLEVTTHRWAAFLCGLVFAVHPLNVEVVAWISQRKALLSTLFALCMLLAYLRYAATHRSVWYVLTILSFIFGLLSKPTGLLLPLVLLLLDVWPLRRWSRRAVLEKLPLLGLAMVGGWIAYESQTSTVDLTDAGHHRGLLLTALIAGHNLVFYLAKIVLPIRLCPQYILPPEYEITALNWPFAAGLVFTTALALIGYFAYRRRHDAVWTMLVAFVLLLGPTLGPVRFTGTIAADRFVYLPMIAVLILAGHLAARCAREVQRFIFACAIVVLVVFAAATWRQQAVWQNSASFYQAVIARFPDSPGGYYGLGNAYLDKYDESLSPRAGTEGADGRDWIDQALQAHRKAVAIDPLYARSYYRVGHILIVQGHTAEGIDVIKKGLSLPRADPEGHFFLALAYTHVGAYAESIPHYQACLAQRASWIEVHRNLANALLRTGRAAEALPHYQRLYELNPADLDGRQNWAVARIAVGDAQGAIKILQDVIAVRASLVIHLSDDRQAAQASNLADARYTLAGALAIVGDLPAAMENLRLALQEKPELLEQAEKNRAFDSLKDTDDWRNLRAPAPPK; the protein is encoded by the coding sequence ATGCAACCATTCTTATCCGCATCTCGTCTCCCAGCGGCTTCTTCGCGACGCCTGACACGACTCCCTTTTTTTCTTCTGGTCCTGCTCGCGGCCGTTGTCGTTTATCTCCCTGCCCTCCGCGCTGAGTTTCTTATTCTCGACGATTCGTCGTACGTGACCGGCCATCCCTACATCCTCTATCCAAGTTGGCGGAATCTGGCTGCTTTTTTCACCGAAGTCCTCAAGCCGTCAGTGGTGGCGGGTTACTACCAGCCTCTCACCATGGCCTCCCTGATGCTGGATCGCGTCATAGAGGCCCGGCTGGCGGGCGCTTTGGCGTCACGAATCGATCCGTCGGTATTTCATCTCACCAATGTCCTGCTGCACAGCCTCTGCGCCGGCCTGGTGTTTGTTCTTGTACTCGAAGTAACGACCCATCGATGGGCGGCATTCCTTTGCGGGCTCGTCTTCGCCGTTCATCCCCTGAACGTCGAAGTCGTCGCCTGGATCAGCCAGCGCAAGGCGTTGCTCTCCACGCTGTTCGCCCTGTGCATGTTGCTGGCTTACCTGAGGTACGCTGCGACGCATCGATCGGTTTGGTATGTTCTCACAATTCTGTCCTTCATTTTCGGCCTGCTTTCCAAGCCGACAGGGCTTTTGCTGCCGCTGGTGCTTCTGCTGCTCGACGTCTGGCCGCTGCGCCGCTGGTCACGCCGAGCCGTCTTGGAAAAACTCCCGCTCCTTGGCCTTGCAATGGTGGGCGGTTGGATCGCCTACGAATCCCAAACGTCCACCGTCGATCTCACGGACGCCGGACACCATCGCGGCCTCTTACTGACCGCCCTGATCGCCGGTCACAACCTTGTCTTTTATCTGGCCAAGATCGTCCTGCCGATTCGGCTCTGCCCGCAATACATCCTGCCGCCGGAATATGAAATTACCGCGCTGAACTGGCCTTTTGCCGCGGGCCTCGTTTTCACCACCGCCTTGGCGCTGATCGGCTACTTTGCCTATCGAAGACGCCATGACGCCGTATGGACCATGCTCGTTGCGTTTGTCCTCCTCCTCGGACCCACGCTCGGTCCGGTCCGCTTCACCGGCACCATCGCCGCCGATCGTTTCGTCTATCTCCCCATGATCGCCGTGCTGATCCTGGCGGGCCACCTCGCCGCGCGGTGCGCAAGAGAGGTGCAACGGTTTATTTTCGCGTGCGCGATCGTCGTCCTCGTCGTGTTCGCGGCGGCGACCTGGCGACAGCAGGCCGTCTGGCAAAACAGTGCTTCCTTTTACCAGGCCGTCATTGCCCGCTTTCCCGACTCGCCCGGCGGATACTACGGTCTGGGCAATGCTTATCTCGACAAATACGATGAATCGCTCAGCCCCCGCGCCGGCACGGAAGGCGCCGACGGGCGGGATTGGATCGACCAGGCGCTGCAAGCGCACCGGAAGGCCGTCGCGATCGATCCCTTGTACGCGCGATCTTATTATCGCGTCGGGCATATCCTGATCGTTCAGGGGCATACCGCCGAAGGCATCGACGTGATCAAAAAGGGCCTGAGTCTGCCGCGCGCCGACCCCGAGGGACACTTTTTCCTCGCCCTCGCCTACACCCATGTCGGAGCGTATGCGGAATCCATCCCGCACTACCAGGCGTGTCTCGCCCAGCGCGCTTCGTGGATCGAAGTCCACCGCAACCTCGCCAATGCCCTGCTCCGCACGGGACGTGCCGCCGAGGCCCTTCCCCATTACCAACGCTTGTACGAACTGAACCCCGCCGACCTGGACGGCCGGCAGAACTGGGCCGTCGCGCGGATTGCCGTCGGCGATGCGCAGGGCGCGATCAAAATTCTGCAGGACGTTATCGCGGTGCGCGCGTCGCTCGTGATCCACCTATCCGACGATCGTCAGGCCGCACAAGCGTCCAACCTGGCCGATGCGCGCTACACGCTGGCCGGGGCCCTGGCGATCGTCGGCGATCTCCCCGCCGCGATGGAAAACCTCCGGCTCGCCCTGCAAGAAAAGCCTGAGCTCCTGGAACAAGCCGAGAAGAACCGCGCATTTGATTCGTTGAAGGACACCGACGACTGGCGAAACCTCCGCGCCCCGGCGCCCCCGAAATGA
- the rmuC gene encoding DNA recombination protein RmuC, translated as MTQALLMLACLGGGLALGWYIGVLRGRSAVAGEAAALNEVRGQIAAKDAELAAIRRTLEIEKVAGAESRARLESAREHFAEQRRQIDEMQTRVKETFGALSATALKSNNEQFLTLAETRLKPVRELMERYEKQIKDLEEARAKAYGGLSERLDDMKQGAEALKSQATQLVAALRSPGAKGKWGEVTLQRIVELAGLTEHCDFATQVSTDSGRRPDLVVKLPGGRMLAIDAKVNTSAYLDAINHADEAGRRAHLTRFTTEVRTTLRCLSGKEYWKQFTPSPEFVVMFMPGEAFFAAALSADPDLLVQGISSGVLLASPTTLIALLMAVRHGWQQQQVADNAQRIADAGRELYDRLCGFAGYLDDVRGGIQKAADSYNKAVGNWSGRTLPSAKKLKDLGATETGKEIPEADLIDVSLRAVPRIEEHEENQARLVG; from the coding sequence TTGACTCAAGCTCTACTGATGTTGGCATGCCTGGGCGGGGGCTTGGCCTTGGGCTGGTACATCGGCGTCTTGCGCGGCCGCTCGGCGGTCGCGGGTGAGGCGGCGGCGCTCAACGAAGTGCGCGGCCAGATCGCCGCCAAGGACGCGGAGCTGGCGGCCATTCGCCGGACGCTCGAAATCGAAAAAGTCGCCGGTGCGGAATCGCGGGCGCGGCTGGAATCGGCCCGCGAACATTTCGCAGAGCAGCGCAGACAAATCGACGAGATGCAGACCAGGGTCAAGGAGACCTTTGGGGCCCTGTCGGCGACCGCGCTCAAGAGCAACAATGAGCAGTTCCTGACGCTCGCCGAGACGCGGCTCAAGCCGGTCCGCGAATTGATGGAGCGCTACGAAAAGCAGATCAAAGACCTGGAAGAGGCACGGGCCAAGGCGTACGGCGGTCTCTCCGAGCGGCTGGATGACATGAAGCAGGGGGCCGAGGCGCTCAAGTCGCAGGCGACGCAGCTTGTCGCCGCGCTCCGCTCACCCGGAGCCAAGGGCAAATGGGGCGAAGTCACACTCCAGCGGATCGTCGAACTCGCCGGCCTCACCGAGCACTGTGATTTCGCCACGCAGGTCTCGACCGACAGCGGCCGCCGGCCCGATCTCGTCGTCAAGCTGCCCGGCGGTCGGATGCTGGCGATCGACGCCAAGGTCAATACCTCCGCATACCTCGATGCCATCAACCACGCGGACGAGGCCGGTCGGCGCGCGCACCTCACGCGGTTCACGACCGAGGTGCGCACGACGCTGCGCTGCCTCTCCGGCAAGGAATACTGGAAGCAGTTCACACCTTCGCCGGAATTTGTGGTGATGTTCATGCCCGGCGAGGCGTTTTTTGCGGCGGCGCTGTCGGCCGACCCGGACTTGCTCGTGCAGGGGATTTCGAGCGGCGTCCTGCTCGCGTCGCCGACGACGCTCATCGCCCTGCTCATGGCCGTCCGACACGGCTGGCAGCAGCAGCAAGTCGCCGACAATGCCCAGCGAATCGCCGATGCCGGGCGCGAATTGTACGACCGGCTGTGCGGATTCGCCGGTTATCTCGACGATGTTCGCGGGGGGATTCAGAAGGCCGCCGACTCCTACAACAAGGCCGTCGGCAACTGGTCGGGCCGCACGCTTCCGAGCGCGAAGAAACTCAAGGACCTCGGCGCGACGGAGACGGGGAAGGAAATCCCCGAGGCTGATCTCATCGATGTTTCTCTTCGTGCAGTCCCCCGGATCGAAGAGCACGAAGAAAATCAGGCCCGCTTGGTCGGTTAA
- the ligA gene encoding NAD-dependent DNA ligase LigA — protein sequence MSPAKEIDQLREQIRRHDYLYFVDATPEISDREYDRIFARLKELEAAHPELVTPDSPTQRVGGEPLEGFAHVRHALPMMSIDNTYSEEEVREFDRRVAKGLEGRPYEYVVEPKVDGVSASLRYEKGRLVLAATRGDGRTGDDITANIRTIRAVPLSLRDRGWPEVLEARGEVYWPRKAFDAYNERRKKEGEEPFANPRNATTGTLKSLDSRAIADRRLAFVTHGAGEIVGREFKTGDEMFKAFRGWGLPVNPHHRVCKEIEAVIAFIEEWEPRRHELEYETDGLVIKVNRIDQRAILGVTSRYPRWCIAYKYAAEQAESQLLAVDFQVGKLGTITPRAVMEPMQLSGTIVRHASLHNFDQVERLGEGHDGLRIGDTVLVEKAGEIIPQVLKIMKEGKPRGARIKPPTKCPVCKGDVAKDEGGVYVRCINPACEAQLKERLRYFCGRDQMDIEGGGEVLVNQLVDAGLVHQYADLYGLAKKRDKLLELERMGEKSADNLLAGIEESKKRPLSRVLAAMNIRHVGSSTADLLAEHFGDMEKIASATVDELDEIEGVGPELAASIHQFFNSESGRKSWQALRDAGVNIKEPKRRTSGAQPLAGKTVVVTGTLEKYSRGDIEKLIKELGGKAAGSVSKKTDFLVCGEDAGSKLDKAKELGVKVLSENEFLGLVGRQ from the coding sequence GTGAGTCCTGCCAAAGAGATTGACCAGCTTCGCGAGCAGATTCGGCGCCACGATTACCTCTATTTCGTCGATGCCACACCGGAGATCTCGGATCGCGAGTACGACCGGATTTTTGCGCGGTTGAAGGAGCTGGAGGCGGCGCATCCGGAGCTCGTGACGCCCGATTCGCCGACGCAGCGGGTGGGCGGCGAGCCGCTGGAGGGCTTCGCGCATGTCCGGCACGCACTGCCCATGATGTCGATCGACAACACCTACTCGGAAGAGGAGGTGCGCGAGTTCGATCGGCGCGTCGCGAAGGGGCTGGAGGGGCGGCCCTACGAGTACGTCGTCGAGCCGAAGGTAGATGGCGTCTCGGCGTCGTTGCGCTACGAGAAGGGTCGACTCGTCCTGGCGGCCACGCGGGGCGACGGCCGCACCGGCGACGATATCACGGCGAACATCCGCACGATTCGCGCGGTGCCGCTCAGCCTGCGCGATCGCGGCTGGCCGGAGGTGCTCGAGGCCCGCGGAGAGGTCTATTGGCCGCGCAAGGCCTTCGACGCCTACAACGAGCGGCGCAAGAAGGAGGGCGAGGAGCCCTTTGCCAATCCGCGGAACGCCACGACCGGGACACTCAAATCGCTGGATTCGCGGGCCATCGCCGACCGGCGGCTGGCGTTTGTGACGCACGGGGCGGGCGAGATCGTGGGCCGGGAGTTCAAGACGGGGGATGAGATGTTCAAGGCGTTTCGCGGCTGGGGCCTGCCGGTCAATCCGCACCATCGCGTTTGCAAGGAGATTGAAGCGGTCATCGCGTTCATCGAGGAGTGGGAGCCGCGGCGGCACGAATTGGAGTATGAGACGGACGGGCTGGTCATCAAGGTCAATCGTATCGATCAGCGGGCGATTCTGGGAGTCACCAGCCGCTATCCCCGGTGGTGCATCGCGTACAAGTACGCCGCCGAGCAGGCGGAAAGCCAATTGCTCGCCGTTGATTTCCAGGTGGGCAAGCTGGGGACGATCACCCCGCGGGCGGTCATGGAGCCGATGCAGCTTTCGGGGACGATTGTGCGGCACGCGAGCCTGCACAACTTCGACCAGGTCGAACGGCTGGGCGAGGGGCACGACGGTCTGCGGATCGGGGATACGGTGCTGGTCGAAAAGGCGGGGGAGATCATCCCGCAGGTGCTGAAGATCATGAAGGAGGGCAAGCCGCGGGGCGCGCGGATCAAGCCGCCGACAAAGTGCCCAGTGTGCAAGGGCGACGTCGCCAAGGACGAGGGCGGCGTCTATGTCCGCTGCATCAATCCCGCCTGCGAGGCGCAGCTCAAGGAGCGGCTGCGGTATTTCTGCGGGCGGGACCAGATGGATATCGAAGGGGGCGGGGAGGTGCTGGTGAATCAACTCGTTGATGCCGGGTTGGTGCATCAATATGCGGACCTGTATGGTCTTGCGAAGAAACGCGACAAGTTGCTGGAATTAGAGCGAATGGGGGAGAAGTCAGCAGACAACTTGCTGGCCGGAATCGAGGAGAGCAAAAAGCGGCCACTATCGCGCGTCTTGGCGGCAATGAACATCCGCCACGTCGGTTCGAGTACGGCGGACCTGCTCGCCGAACATTTCGGGGACATGGAGAAGATCGCCAGCGCGACAGTGGACGAATTGGATGAAATCGAGGGCGTCGGTCCGGAGCTGGCGGCATCGATCCATCAATTCTTTAACAGCGAGTCTGGGCGAAAGTCATGGCAGGCCCTGCGCGACGCCGGCGTCAACATAAAAGAGCCGAAGCGACGGACCAGCGGCGCACAGCCGCTCGCCGGTAAGACGGTCGTCGTGACCGGGACGCTGGAGAAGTACAGCCGCGGCGACATTGAGAAGCTGATCAAGGAACTGGGCGGAAAGGCGGCGGGCAGCGTGAGCAAGAAGACGGATTTTCTCGTGTGCGGGGAGGATGCGGGGAGCAAGTTGGACAAGGCGAAGGAGCTGGGGGTGAAGGTCTTGAGCGAGAACGAGTTTTTAGGATTGGTTGGACGCCAATAG
- a CDS encoding vitamin B12-dependent ribonucleotide reductase, whose product MATALTDRMVGFDTDVEVSARRDAQGLTDNALRVLRARYLEKDESGRPTETPDDLFERVARVIADVEISYGGTPGCRNEWKAKFKRLMTSREFVPNSPTLMNAGRSMGMLSACFVLPVPDSIEGIFDSIKHTALIQKAGGGTGFAFDALRPTGDYIKSSGGTTSGPISFWRAFSEATNAIQQGAFRRGANMGMMYVHHPDIVKFLYAKQDLGQFTNYNISVKITDEWMEGFLREPDAPHVTRNPRNGQEFLVPKDVTIGTYTVKDLIVASRYDGKTPVYTRRDIWDIIIKHAWQTGEPGVVFIDRINEANPTPHVGRIEATNPCGEQPLLPYEACNLGSINLGLFVKDECTPQAEVDWDALRNCVHDSTRFLDNVIDANNYPLPQIDDVCKANRKIGLGVMGFADALYKLGVPYNSDEGVAWGERFMKFLNDESHNYSEKLALERGNFPNWANSIWDTQYHRPMRNSCATTVAPTGTISIIADCSGGVEPMFSLAFFRNVLKGQDEGKAPMIEINETFERVAKRRGFYSEGLMEQIAKEGTLAHIESVPEDVKRVFVSAHDIEPAWHIQMQAAFQKHCDSSISKTINFPTGATPADVETIYRLGYTLRCKGVTVYRDGCRASQPMALSTSEQKHEAMTSPPPQEEVVVKSEIPQRITTQTNLFGERVTEVKPTQSILEPRELPAITSGIRVRQQTPFGNMHIQITVDPREHREMEVFAQLGKGGDLANSDLEAICRMISLWLRAGGTLNHVIKQLSGIGSTLQIPTRDGKIMSLGDGLAKALKRYVRAKERHGLKALLLGEIDPSEIENEAGAGGNGHGKNGNGGDSGDITLAASSRLAELGLRTRDMGSTYRLKCPECSSDLDMGEGCMKCHGCGYAQC is encoded by the coding sequence ATGGCCACGGCGTTGACGGATCGAATGGTTGGATTCGACACGGATGTCGAAGTCTCTGCCCGCCGCGACGCGCAGGGACTGACGGATAACGCCCTGCGGGTTCTGCGCGCGCGTTATTTGGAAAAGGATGAATCCGGCCGTCCGACCGAGACGCCGGACGACCTTTTCGAGCGCGTGGCCCGTGTGATTGCCGATGTCGAGATTTCTTATGGGGGCACTCCGGGTTGCCGCAACGAGTGGAAGGCGAAGTTTAAGCGGTTGATGACCTCGCGCGAGTTCGTCCCCAATAGCCCGACCCTAATGAACGCCGGTCGATCGATGGGGATGCTGAGCGCCTGTTTTGTTCTGCCGGTGCCGGATTCGATCGAGGGGATTTTCGATTCGATCAAGCACACGGCCCTGATTCAAAAGGCCGGCGGGGGCACGGGTTTTGCGTTCGACGCGCTGCGTCCGACCGGGGATTACATCAAGTCGAGCGGCGGGACGACGAGCGGGCCGATCTCGTTCTGGCGGGCTTTCAGCGAGGCGACGAACGCCATTCAGCAAGGGGCGTTTCGCCGCGGGGCGAACATGGGTATGATGTATGTCCATCATCCCGACATCGTGAAGTTCCTTTACGCCAAGCAGGACCTCGGCCAGTTCACGAATTACAACATCTCCGTGAAGATCACCGACGAGTGGATGGAGGGTTTCCTCCGCGAACCGGACGCCCCGCACGTGACGCGCAACCCGCGCAACGGGCAGGAATTTCTCGTCCCCAAGGACGTCACCATCGGCACGTACACGGTGAAGGATCTGATCGTCGCGTCGCGTTACGACGGCAAGACGCCGGTTTACACGCGCCGCGACATCTGGGACATCATCATCAAGCACGCCTGGCAGACGGGCGAACCCGGCGTCGTGTTTATCGACCGGATTAACGAGGCCAACCCGACGCCGCACGTGGGGCGGATCGAGGCGACGAACCCGTGCGGCGAGCAGCCGTTGCTGCCGTACGAGGCGTGCAACCTCGGCAGCATCAACCTCGGGCTGTTCGTCAAGGATGAATGCACCCCGCAGGCGGAGGTGGATTGGGACGCGCTCCGCAATTGCGTGCACGACTCGACCCGCTTCCTCGACAACGTCATCGACGCGAACAACTACCCCTTGCCGCAGATCGACGACGTCTGCAAGGCGAACCGCAAGATCGGCCTCGGCGTCATGGGGTTCGCCGACGCGCTCTACAAGCTGGGCGTCCCCTACAACAGTGACGAGGGCGTGGCCTGGGGCGAGCGGTTCATGAAGTTCCTCAACGATGAGTCCCACAACTATTCGGAGAAGCTGGCCCTGGAGCGCGGCAACTTCCCGAACTGGGCCAACAGCATCTGGGACACGCAGTATCACCGGCCGATGCGAAACAGTTGCGCGACGACGGTCGCCCCGACCGGGACGATCAGCATCATCGCGGACTGTTCCGGGGGCGTGGAGCCGATGTTCAGCCTGGCCTTTTTCCGCAACGTCCTCAAGGGGCAGGACGAAGGCAAGGCGCCGATGATCGAAATTAACGAGACGTTTGAGCGCGTGGCAAAGCGCCGCGGCTTTTACAGCGAGGGACTGATGGAACAGATTGCCAAGGAAGGCACCCTCGCTCATATTGAGTCCGTCCCCGAGGATGTAAAGCGCGTGTTCGTCAGCGCGCACGACATTGAGCCGGCCTGGCACATCCAAATGCAGGCGGCCTTCCAGAAGCACTGCGATTCGTCGATCAGCAAGACGATCAATTTTCCGACCGGAGCGACGCCGGCGGACGTTGAAACCATTTATCGGTTGGGCTATACCCTGCGGTGCAAGGGGGTGACGGTGTATCGAGACGGCTGCCGGGCGAGTCAGCCGATGGCGCTTTCGACGTCCGAGCAGAAGCACGAAGCCATGACGTCGCCGCCGCCCCAGGAGGAAGTCGTCGTGAAGAGCGAGATCCCGCAACGGATTACCACGCAGACGAATTTGTTCGGCGAGCGGGTCACCGAGGTGAAGCCGACGCAGTCGATCCTGGAACCGCGAGAATTGCCCGCGATCACCAGCGGCATCCGCGTCCGTCAGCAAACGCCTTTCGGCAACATGCACATCCAGATTACCGTCGATCCGCGGGAACACCGCGAGATGGAAGTCTTCGCGCAACTCGGCAAGGGCGGCGATCTGGCCAACAGTGATCTGGAGGCGATCTGCCGGATGATCAGCCTGTGGCTGCGGGCCGGCGGTACGCTGAACCACGTCATCAAGCAGCTTTCGGGCATCGGCTCGACGCTGCAAATCCCCACACGCGACGGGAAGATCATGTCGCTGGGCGACGGCCTGGCGAAGGCCCTGAAGCGTTACGTTCGCGCCAAGGAGCGGCATGGCCTGAAGGCGCTGCTCCTCGGCGAGATCGATCCCAGCGAAATAGAAAACGAAGCCGGGGCCGGCGGAAACGGCCATGGTAAGAACGGAAATGGCGGCGACAGCGGCGATATCACACTGGCGGCCAGCAGCCGCCTGGCGGAGCTCGGTCTGCGAACGCGCGACATGGGCTCGACCTACCGCCTGAAGTGCCCCGAGTGCAGCAGCGACCTCGATATGGGCGAGGGTTGTATGAAGTGTCACGGCTGCGGATACGCGCAGTGCTAA